One segment of Erigeron canadensis isolate Cc75 chromosome 2, C_canadensis_v1, whole genome shotgun sequence DNA contains the following:
- the LOC122589610 gene encoding outer envelope pore protein 37, chloroplastic: MVRPSNPNSEVVVTPREEEPQWLRRPSIRVTSEFDSDSSLFFNKLSCKIFDSLAKLKLSFQNNNKGHVSDPQISFISKHLTCHYDLHQHNALLNTSFEIAPGLLVSAAHDVKAQVGQVTMRADLAPGCNLELTSPVPSAAAFPRTTLRFPYGEVSLEENEYHVEEEEENENVAAPKLSVSAIFKGQLLNGIFNAQYMDDDLNLRYSYKDEQTTFIPSISMPSNALSFSFKRRFGPSDKLSYLYNFDTNYWCAVYKHTVGKEYKFKAGYDSEVRLGWASIWIGDETGKAKTAPMKMKMQVMLQLPQDDIRSSALMVRVKKRWDI, from the exons ATGGTGCGGCCATCAAACCCTAATTCTGAAGTAGTAGTAACTCCCCGAGAAGAAGAACCTCAGTGGCTACGGCGACCCTCAATCAGAGTGACGAGCGAGTTCGATAGCGACTCCTCGCTTTTCTTCAATAAGTTATCCTGCAAAATATTTGACAGCCTTGCCAAGCTTAAACTCTCTTTTCAAAACAATAACAAGGGACATGTTTCTGATCCCCAAATATCCTTCATCTCTAAACACCTCACCTGCCATTACGACCTTCATCAACACAATGCTCTTCTTAACACCTCTTTCGAAATTGCCCCCGGTTTGCTCGTCTCTGCTGCTCATGATGTTAAG GCGCAGGTAGGACAAGTAACGATGCGTGCTGATCTTGCTCCTGGTTGTAATCTCGAGTTGACATCTCCCGTTCCTTCTGCTGCTGCTTTC CCTAGAACAACTTTAAGATTTCCATACGGTGAAGTGTCTTTGGAGGAGAATGAGTATCacgtagaagaagaagaagaaaatgagaatgTAGCTGCTCCAAAGTTGTCAGTTAGTGCAATATTTAAAGGTCAACTTCTCAATGGCATTTTCAATGCTCAGTACATGGATGATGATTTGAATCTAAGATACTCCTACAAG GATGAACAAACCACCTTCATCCCAAGCATTTCTATGCCTTCAAATGCGTTATCTTTCTCATTCAAGCGTCGTTTTGGCCCTTCTGACAAGCTGAG CTATTTGTACAACTTTGATACAAATTACTGGTGTGCTGTGTATAAACACACAGTTGGAAAGGAATACAAATTCAAAGCTGGTTATGATTCAGAAGTTCGATTAGGTTGGGCATCTATCTGG ATTGGCGATGAGACCGGTAAAGCAAAAACGGCACCAATGAAAATGAAGATGCAAGTGATGCTCCAACTGCCACAAGATGATATAAGATCGTCAGCCTTGATGGTTCGTGTGAAAAAGAGATGGGACATCTGA
- the LOC122589611 gene encoding uncharacterized protein LOC122589611 isoform X1, whose protein sequence is MDHHKDEKNAPWMSVPQFGDWDQKGPLPDYSLDFSKIREMRKQNKRDLSRASIGNEDELISSNTITSTAKLNTTNNSAPPHPHTFHGDDSDSPTVRRSILSYFNCCVKA, encoded by the exons ATGGATCATCACAAGGATGAG AAAAATGCTCCATGGATGTCAGTTCCTCAATTTGGTGACTGGGATCAAAAAGGGCCACTTCCAGATTACTCTTTGGATTTCTCAAAGATAAGAGAGATGAGGAAACAGAACAAGAGAGATCTATCGCGAGCTAGCATTGGTAACGAAGACGAACTCATCTCCTCCAACACTATCACTAGTACTGCTAAGCTCAATACAACCAACAACAGTGCTCCTCCTCATCCACATACTTTTCATGGGGACGACTCCGATTCTCCAACG GTTAGGAGAAGCATCTTAAGCTACTTCAACTGTTGTGTGAAAGCATGA
- the LOC122589611 gene encoding uncharacterized protein LOC122589611 isoform X2: protein MDHHKDEKNAPWMSVPQFGDWDQKGPLPDYSLDFSKIREMRKQNKRDLSRASIGNEDELISSNTITSTAKLNTTNNSAPPHPHTFHGDDSDSPTDSYQVVKGK, encoded by the exons ATGGATCATCACAAGGATGAG AAAAATGCTCCATGGATGTCAGTTCCTCAATTTGGTGACTGGGATCAAAAAGGGCCACTTCCAGATTACTCTTTGGATTTCTCAAAGATAAGAGAGATGAGGAAACAGAACAAGAGAGATCTATCGCGAGCTAGCATTGGTAACGAAGACGAACTCATCTCCTCCAACACTATCACTAGTACTGCTAAGCTCAATACAACCAACAACAGTGCTCCTCCTCATCCACATACTTTTCATGGGGACGACTCCGATTCTCCAACG GATTCATATCAGGTTGTAAAAGGAAAATGA